CCAATCTCACAAGCGGAAGCGGATCGCTCCGAAATCTAAGGCGGTGGTCCAAGTTAGGAATGTGGCGGATGGCCGCCACAGTACTCCCCTCCGCAGACCGTGACTACGGTCGATAAAAATCAGGCAGCCGGACTCTTCGACCACTGGAAGTCCGCATGACGTCTTCTTCGGCTGGTTGAGCCGTTCTCTGAACTTCTTTACACTCATACGCTGCCTTGAGGCGGTCAATGGAGACATTGACATTCTTGGCGTTGATGTCCAAGGTGAAGTACTTAGGTTGTCGGCTGACAACCTTGTAGGGTCCAGCGTATGGTGGCTCCAGGGCGCCTCTCACGCGATCTTGACGAACGAAGACGTGGGAAGAGGTGTGGAGATCGCGTGGAACGTAGAAGGCCGAAGTAGAGTGCCAGGTGGTAGGACGAGGAGCAAGCTTCGCCATGCACGCGCGAAGACGAGTCGCGTACTGGGTGACGTCAGCTGTGAGGTAGTCGTCCTTGGGGCACAGGAACTGACCGGGTAGGCGAAGTGCTTCGCCGTACACCAGTTCGGCAGGGGAAGACTGGAGGTCTTCCTTCCAGGCACTACGCATGCCTAGAAGAACCAGTGGCAGTGCTTCAGTCCACTGTGAAGCTGGAGCGTGGCACATAATCGCTGCCTTGAGCTGGCGGTGGAGTCGCTCAACAATACCGTTGGCCGCTGGGTGGTAGGCTGTGGTGCGGAGATGGCGCGCGCCAACCAAAGAAGTGAGGGCCTGGAATAGGTGGCTCTCAAACTGGCGACCACGGTCTGTGGTTACCCGCTCAGGACAACCGAATCTGGCAATCCAGCCAGACACGAGGGCAGCAGCACAGGTCTCCGCGGTGATGTCCTTCGGATACGCGGATACGCTTCAGGCCACCGAGTAAACCTGTCTATGACAGTGAGGAGGTACCTGTAATCACAGGACAAAGGTAATGGCCCTACGATGTCGAGGTGAATATGAGAGAACCTCGAGGAAGGTGGAAGAAAAGAGGATAGAGGAGAGGTAGTGTGTCGAGAGACTTTGCTTTTCTGGCATTTTAGGCATTGCCTAGACCACTCTCTACAGTCCCTGCGAATCCCTGGCCAAACAAATCTTTGTGTCACCAGTCGCACAGTAGCTGATCTTCCTGGGTGGTGTAAGTCGTGTAGCACATCAAAGAATTGCTTGCGGAACTCGGGCGTAATGTACGGACGAAGAGATGGCAGAGACGTGTCGCAGTAGACAGGCGTGTTACTCGCCTCAGTGGCAACTTTTTGCAGTTTCAAGGCTGTTCCATGCTTGAGAAGCTCTTGCAGCTCTGGATCATTCTCCTGAGATCGTGCAAGAGACTCGTAGTCCACGGCGCAAGCTACCTCTTCGATCCGTGATAAGGCGTCGGCGACGATGTTGTCGCGTCCAGGAATGAACCTTATGTCGGTGGTGAACTGTGAGATGAAGTCAAGGTATCTGAATTGTCTAGGCGAACACTTGTCTCTGTTAAGCGAGAATGCGAATGTGAGTGGCTTGTGATCTGTAAACACAGTGAAGGTTCTGGCTTCAACCATATGTCTAAAGTACTTGATGGCTTCGTATACTGCAAGTAACTCTCGATCATACGGGCTGTACTTCTTCTGGGAGGCACTCAGTTTGTGAGAGAAGAAAGCCAAGGGTTGCCAGACTTGATCCTTGAGTTGCTGTAGCACGGCTCCTATAGCTACATCTGAAGCGTCCGTGACTATGGCAAGTTCAGCAGAAGGGTCTGGATGAATGAGTTGAGTGGCTTCCGACAGAGAAGTCTTGCAGTCTTCAAACGACTTCAGCATTTCCGGCGTCAAAGTAATAGGCTGTGAACCCTTGATCCGAGGGCCAGCAAGAATACTGGTGAGCGGTGCTTGGATCTTAGCAGCATTCGGTATGAAGCGTCGGTAGAAGTTGAGCATACCGAGGAAACGCTGAAGCTCCTTGACAGTCTTCGGTGGTGTGAAGTTCTGTATGGCTTCTACTTTAGTCCCCAGAGGCTTGGTTCCAGCTGCAGAGACTTGATAGCCAAGGAATGTAATCTCTGACTGGCCAAGATTGCACTTCGAAGTGTTTACTAGTAACCCGTACTCTTTCAGACGTTCAAACAGCTGACGCAGGTGATCCAGGTGGACTTTTGGGCTGCTGGAAAACACCAGGATATCATCGAGATACCCGAAACAGAAGTCAAGACCCAGAAGAACTTCATCGACGAACCGCTGAAAGGTCTGCGCAGCGTTCCTTAACCCAAACGTCATATATGGGAATTCATACAGACCAAACGGCGTGGTGATGGCAGTCTTGGGGATATCTGCTGGATTTACCGGAATCTGGTTGTAAGCCTTCACCAGATCGATGGTGGAGAAGATGGTACATCCTGAGAGCTGGTAGGAAAAGTCATGTATGTGACGGATGGGATACCGATCTGGAATAGTCCTGGCATTAAGCGCACGGTAGTCGCCGCATGGTCTCCATCCATCGTCCTTCTTCCTCACCATGTGCAGAGCAGAAGACCATGGACTCTCTGAACGTCGAGCCGTACCACAAGCAAGCATGTCCTCAAACTCCTTCTTCGCTGCTTGGAAGCGAACTGGATCAAGACGTCGAGGTTTGCAAGATACCGGTGGACCAGGGCTGACTCTAATGTGGTGCAGTGTGTTGTGCTTGGGTGGAGAACGAACGCCTGCTGGTCTGGTAATTTCTGGGAACTCACGCAGAAGTGCGTGAAACTCGGTCTCACCAGTGACGGCTTTGACAGAAGCGATGTCGTCTGAGGCTCCAGAAGTAACAGCTGCTACGGACAGGGTTGTGATTCCATCGACCAAACGTTGATTTCTGCAGTCCACAAGCAAATTGTAGTGACTCAGGAAGTCCACACCGATGATTGGCTTTGAAACGTCTGCTATGATGAAGTTCCAAGTAAAATCTCGCCTGAGTCCCAAGTTCAGGTGTAACAGTGCAGGTCCATATGTGTGAATGACAGAGTTGTTCGCTGCGACGAGATCATACTTGGTCTTAGTACAGGGCGTCTTGATAGCAGATCGCGGGAAAACACACAGGTCTGAGCCAGTGTCCACGAGGAACTGCATTTTCGATGTGCGATCCGTAACGAAAAGACGGCCTGTTGCAGAGGGGCAGTCGTGGGCCGCTACTTCCGACCGCCCTTGAAGTTTTCCGAGGGGAAGCTGCAAGGCTGCTTACACTTCTTCGCCTTCGTACCGTAGGTGTAGTGGTAGAAGCAGTGTGGATGGTCAGGCGGTGGTTGTCTTGGTTTAGAGCGGCTGCGTGAGCGATTGTACCGGTTATTTTGAGATCTCGCACGTGATCGATTCTCTGAATCCTCAAGCCTGCTAGTCAGCATAGCCACTTGCTTGGTCAACTCTGCGATCTGATGTTCCATGTTGCTGTAGGGAACTGCAGCAGAGGAAGTGCTGGCGACTTGCGGAGTTGATGGTGCGATCTCATAAACTTTATCAGCCAACTCGCCGAGTTTGTCCTTATCGAGGTCCATTTGAGAGACGATGACCGTCTGGATGTTCTGCGGCAGCCTGCTGGACCACAGAGTAAGCAGGAAGTCAGAAGACACCGAGGGACCAGCCAAACCCGACAGGTGACGCAGGAACTGAGACGGCTTCCGATCGCCCAGCTCTTCGTGCATCAGAAGCTGCTTAATCCGTTTTTCCTGAGAAGCTGACAGTCGCTTAATTAGTTCGGACTTCAGCCTTTCGTACTTGTCCGTAGGAGGCGGGTTGGTGATGATGTCCTTCACTTCGATGGCATATTGGTGGTCCAACTGCGCGACCAAATAGTAGAACTTGGTATCGTCCTTAGTTATACCCGATAGGACAAACTGTGATTCAACCTGGGCAAACCACAACGCAGGCTCCTCAGGCCAGAAGGGCGGGACTCTTACGCTGACTTTTAAAATTTCCTCATTGCCCATTGTTACAATTTGAAAAATCGCTCACCGCTTATGACCACACCGCGGCCTTATCCttttgtagaatttttccaaactTCGACTGCTTCGGAAATTCTCCTTTTCCGTCGTCGGGGTCACCAGATATGGGGGTTATTTGCCAACAACCCACCATATGTTTTACTCGGAATCCTATTCCGATTCTTAATCGTTAAGATTATTGTTATGCAGTTCGAGTCAGGAAATAAAGGTAGGAAGAACACGGTAGAAGGAAGAATGTTATTAGCGGATAggaaattatatttaacaacAGGAATAGCAAGGGATTGATTAGGAtacaatagcaataaaattatttaaacgttGAGAGCAAAGCGATCGCGGAAGAAGTGTCACGACGACATATTTCAAATCTCTTCAACGGCGATGAGTGAGCGGAGATCGGTGACCAGCGTTGAAGCGAGACGGCAGCATACGTCTTCACGGGTGTGCGAGTGACGCAGACGTATTGTGACGGCCGCAGCACGCATGCGCCAACCATTCGGTCACGTTCAGTCAAGTCGGGGTTGGCCCAATCTCACAAGCGGAAGCGGATCGCTCCGAAATCTAAGGCGGTGGTCCAAGTTAGGAATGTGGCGGATGGCCGCCACAGGTACAGTAGTCAGCACATCAGTCACTGCATTTTCTTAGCAAAATGACACGTATTACAATCGCattagatgccacagtgttGAGCTTGATGTGCCAACGTCAGCACATCTATTCAAAAGCAATGAGAACTTCATTAACTTCTATCGCTGTCTTTCTGTTTGGTATTCTGTTATcatgcaaataaaaatgatttgaaTATGAATTGCAATCGTGTTTGAGATTCTGGTCATTCTCCAAGTTTTTTAATAGCTGCTGCTTTCATTTGTTCTTCAATTATACGCTTGGATAGTTCCGAGAACTTAAAGTTTAATTAACTGAAGATTTTTAAatgaattgaataaataaattcactACAAATTAGTATTGCTTGATGTTAACGTATCATCTATACTTGCTAATAGTAATTTCATTGTTTGGGGTTTCAGAAAGAGTCAAAAGTACTAGAAAAAACTACTTATGCAAAAAACACTGCCAAACTAAATCTATCATACCACAAGGCAAAAACTAAACGAAAACTGTTAAGTTCCTAGAGGTTATGAACATTGCTACAACCCTATATTTTACTACATGTTTTGGTAACACTTGTGACATGTAACGATACGAAACAAAGTAGGTAGCTAATGTCGTAGGTAAATATGTATTATGAATGTTGACCAAACCAAAAAACATTGACatgtaaaaaaaatccataACAAATTACATCTCATTACCCTGTCTACGTAATGACCAGGGGAGAGCCGTCTACGTCATCGCTAGCattaataacaatattatagGTTCGAATTGAACAAACAGACAGACGTGAACCGAGCAGTGCAAGCCATATCTGTTTCGCCGCTGATGGAAATTCTTTGTTTACATTATCTCAATTAAGTCTACGTTTTGTTTGCCCCGTCTGTGTGCAAAGCAGCACTTTGAGACCTCTGTTTACTCAACTACATTATATCATGATAATCCATATAAATGCCTCCATTCCGTAATTTGGTTCTGTTTTCATGGTTATTACGGCGATGGCAAGCATTGTTTGTTTgggttagttttttatttttattttagggaAATATGAAATACAAGCAGCTTCTCCAGGTTCTACATTTTATAGTATAGAGATAGCttttggtaatttatttatttatttttattttaattacacaggtagtacctacataatgtttCTATTAGGCTCATGTTATGGatctatctatttatttttatgacctTAATGTACCTGCATCAAGCAATAAAAagcaattattaaaaaaaccttGCAGTGAGTGAGCAAGGTATCACAGAATCATTCTTGGATGTAAGACAGAAAAGTACCCTTAAACTTTAAGCCTATTTTAT
This genomic stretch from Ostrinia nubilalis chromosome 14, ilOstNubi1.1, whole genome shotgun sequence harbors:
- the LOC135078312 gene encoding uncharacterized protein LOC135078312, encoding MGNEEILKVSVRVPPFWPEEPALWFAQVESQFVLSGITKDDTKFYYLVAQLDHQYAIEVKDIITNPPPTDKYERLKSELIKRLSASQEKRIKQLLMHEELGDRKPSQFLRHLSGLAGPSVSSDFLLTLWSSRLPQNIQTVIVSQMDLDKDKLGELADKVYEIAPSTPQVASTSSAAVPYSNMEHQIAELTKQVAMLTSRLEDSENRSRARSQNNRYNRSRSRSKPRQPPPDHPHCFYHYTYGTKAKKCKQPCSFPSENFKGGRK